The Triticum aestivum cultivar Chinese Spring chromosome 3A, IWGSC CS RefSeq v2.1, whole genome shotgun sequence genome includes a region encoding these proteins:
- the LOC123057819 gene encoding desmethyl-deoxy-podophyllotoxin synthase, with translation MDMDQLSYGSLCGMALATALLWLILRHALGGKKDTGGAKAKLPPGPWNLPVIGSLHHLVGTKLQPHRALLQLSRRHGPLMLLRLGEVPNVIVSSPEAAMEVLKTNDLAFATRPCGPTMDIVSCGGKGLLAPYGEHWRQMRKACVTEVLSARQVRRIESIQQGEAARLVESVSAAAAARAVVDVGKGLAELAGNIIATAVFGGRFPQQEAHLREMDALSVLVGGFSLVDLFPSSRLVRWLSSSTREVRRSHARVQRILDDIIQERKEKKPASSATRDSEDLLDVLLRLQREDTLAFPLTSESIGCVISDIIGAATETTSSTLEWAMAELIRNPEAMARAQHEVRQRRHRDGVVITSADLGELHYLRMVIKETLRLHPAGMFHRASQEDSRVMGYHIPKGTSVVINSFAVGTDPAHWGEDAAEFRPERFHDKDMVEYMQMESVPFGAGRRQCPGALFATTTMELVLANLLYHFDWAVPGGETLDMGEAYGFIVHTRSSLRLQASSYHPHLQE, from the exons ATGGACATGGACCAACTCTCCTACGGAAGCTTGTGCGGGATGGCTTTAGCCACGGCTCTCCTGTGGCTGATTCTGAGACACGCTCTGGGTGGCAAGAAGGACACAGGAGGAGCCAAAGCTAAGCTTCCTCCAGGTCCATGGAACCTCCCCGTCATCGGCAGCCTACACCACCTCGTGGGCACGAAGCTGCAGCCGCACCGCGCGTTGCTCCAGCTATCCCGCCGGCACGGCCCGCTGATGCTGCTGAGGCTCGGCGAGGTGCCCAACGTGATCGTGTCCAGCCCGGAGGCGGCGATGGAGGTGCTCAAGACGAACGACCTCGCCTTCGCGACCCGCCCGTGCGGCCCCACGATGGACATCGTCAGCTGCGGGGGCAAAGGCCTCCTGGCGCCCTACGGCGAGCACTGGCGGCAGATGCGCAAGGCGTGCGTCACGGAGGTGCTCAGCGCGCGGCAGGTGCGGCGGATCGAGTCCATCCAGCAAGGCGAGGCCGCCCGCCTCGTGGAGTCGGtctcggccgccgccgcggcccgcgccgTCGTCGACGTCGGCAAGGGGCTGGCCGAGCTGGCGGGCAACATCATCGCCACGGCGGTGTTCGGCGGGAGGTTCCCGCAGCAGGAGGCGCACCTCCGGGAGATGGACGCGCTGTCGGTTCTGGTGGGAGGGTTCAGCCTGGTGGACCTCTTCCCGTCGTCGCGGCTGGTGCGGTGGCTGAGCAGCAGCACGCGCGAGGTAAGGAGGAGCCATGCCCGGGTGCAGCGCATCCTGGACGACATCATCCAGGAGCGCAAGGAGAAGAAACCCGCCTCTTCCGCTACTCGGGACAGCGAAGACTTGCTGGACGTGCTCCTGAGGCTGCAGAGGGAGGACACCCTCGCTTTCCCTCTCACCTCGGAGTCCATCGGCTGTGTCATCTCC GATATAATTGGAGCTGCTACCGAAACCACTTCTTCCACCCTAGAATGGGCCATGGCGGAACTCATCCGCAACCCAGAGGCGATGGCAAGGGCGCAACACGAGGTCCGCCAGAGGCGCCACCGCGACGGCGTTGTTATTACGAGCGCAGACCTCGGCGAGCTCCACTATCTCCGGATGGTGATCAAAGAGACGCTCAGGCTGCACCCCGCGGGGATGTTCCACCGGGCGAGCCAGGAGGACAGCCGGGTCATGGGCTACCACATACCCAAGGGCACCTCTGTCGTGATAAACAGCTTCGCTGTGGGGACggacccggcgcactggggggagGACGCCGCCGAGTTCAGGCCGGAGAGGTTCCACGACAAGGACATGGTGGAGTACATGCAGATGGAGTCCGTCCCGTTTGGAGCTGGCCGCAGGCAGTGCCCTGGAGCGCTGTTCGCGACCACCACCATGGAGCTGGTGCTGGCCAACCTCCTGTACCACTTTGACTGGGCGGTCCCGGGAGGGGAGACGTTGGACATGGGCGAGGCCTATGGGTTCATCGTGCACACTAGGTCCAGCCTGCGCCTGCAGGCATCATCTTACCATCCACATCTACAGGAGTAG